In one bacterium genomic region, the following are encoded:
- a CDS encoding glycosyltransferase family 2 protein translates to MDAPTAAPEFTVVTTCYWEERSIREFHARLSATLQELGRSYEIVFVNDGSGDGTLDCLEAIFEQDEHVHMVIDLMKNVGQAVAITAGCAHARGHSIILLDSDLQLDPEDLPGLIAEFDKGFDLVTGYRVARQDSRLRTIPSRLANVIMRAMSKTDLRDFGCTFKILDGRLIRAFQPGPSRPLKPPHVVAAAGRITEVPVSHHPRPYGRSGWSFSRLFAYNMENLVNLSQRPFQILSAACFLVGLLLVLRVLASLVVSTPVLSTVTNGLILNVLVFCLLIIVGVLCAVGEYVIRGYLILQGHPAYIIREVRTR, encoded by the coding sequence ATGGATGCTCCCACCGCTGCCCCCGAGTTCACCGTCGTCACCACCTGCTATTGGGAGGAACGGAGCATCCGGGAGTTCCACGCGCGGCTCAGCGCGACACTCCAGGAGCTCGGCCGCAGCTACGAGATCGTCTTCGTCAACGATGGCAGCGGGGACGGGACCCTCGATTGCCTGGAAGCGATCTTCGAGCAGGACGAGCATGTCCACATGGTGATCGACCTGATGAAGAACGTGGGCCAGGCCGTGGCGATCACGGCTGGCTGCGCCCATGCCCGGGGCCACAGCATCATCCTGCTGGACAGCGACCTGCAGCTCGATCCCGAGGATCTACCCGGACTCATTGCGGAGTTCGACAAGGGCTTCGACCTCGTGACGGGCTACCGGGTGGCGCGCCAGGATTCACGCCTCCGCACCATCCCTTCACGGCTGGCCAACGTGATCATGCGCGCGATGTCGAAGACCGACCTGCGCGACTTTGGCTGCACCTTCAAGATCCTCGACGGCCGGCTCATCCGCGCCTTCCAGCCTGGTCCCAGCCGGCCGCTCAAGCCGCCCCACGTGGTCGCTGCCGCGGGACGAATCACGGAGGTCCCCGTCTCCCACCATCCACGGCCCTACGGCAGATCGGGCTGGAGCTTCTCCCGTCTCTTCGCCTACAACATGGAGAACCTCGTGAACCTCTCCCAGCGGCCCTTCCAGATCCTGAGCGCAGCTTGCTTCCTGGTGGGGTTGCTGTTGGTGCTGCGTGTGCTGGCCAGCCTGGTGGTATCGACTCCCGTGCTCTCGACCGTGACCAACGGGCTCATTCTGAACGTGCTGGTGTTCTGCCTGCTGATCATCGTCGGCGTCCTGTGCGCAGTGGGCGAGTACGTGATCCGCGGGTATCTCATTCTCCAGGGCCACCCGGCCTACATCATCCGCGAAGTTCGCACCCGATGA
- a CDS encoding DegT/DnrJ/EryC1/StrS family aminotransferase encodes MSVHVTRSLVPPLDAFLERLKPIWEEARFTNDGPQVRELEQLVARELESPHGIAVANGTLALQLASAALGLEGEVITTPLSFVATASSLVWMGLTPVFADVHPTTWTLDPERCAEKITPRTRAILATHVYGFPCDVDSLAALAREKNLKLIFDASHTFGCRYRGRPLASYGDIATLSLHATKIFHSAEGGFVCTADPDTAHRVRVQRNFGFDGLESFAVPGINAKLSELHAALALCILPYVEAAIGERRIRFEAYLEALHAVADRVELPHIPDDLEYNYAYFPLLFENEEALRRAWLALVAMDVYPRRYFNPPLNSIPYMGRDQAPVAEALSPRLLCLPLHDGLPLDDVERIAAALVESLT; translated from the coding sequence ATGAGCGTCCACGTCACACGCAGTCTGGTACCCCCGCTGGATGCCTTTCTCGAGCGCCTCAAACCCATCTGGGAGGAGGCGCGTTTCACCAACGACGGCCCTCAGGTACGGGAGCTGGAGCAGCTCGTTGCGCGGGAGCTGGAGAGTCCCCACGGCATCGCCGTAGCCAACGGCACTCTCGCCCTGCAGCTCGCGAGCGCCGCGCTCGGCCTCGAGGGCGAGGTGATCACCACACCCCTGTCCTTCGTGGCCACGGCGTCGAGCCTGGTATGGATGGGGCTCACCCCCGTCTTCGCGGACGTGCATCCGACCACATGGACACTCGACCCGGAGCGTTGTGCCGAGAAGATCACGCCGCGTACCCGCGCCATCCTCGCCACACACGTGTATGGCTTCCCCTGCGATGTGGATTCTCTCGCAGCCCTGGCGCGCGAGAAGAACCTGAAGCTGATCTTCGATGCCTCCCACACCTTTGGTTGCCGCTATCGGGGGCGCCCCCTGGCCAGCTATGGGGACATCGCGACCCTGAGCCTCCACGCCACCAAGATCTTCCACAGCGCCGAAGGAGGATTCGTCTGCACGGCAGATCCGGACACCGCCCACCGGGTTCGCGTGCAGCGCAATTTTGGCTTCGATGGTCTCGAATCCTTCGCCGTGCCGGGAATCAACGCCAAGTTGTCCGAGCTGCACGCAGCCCTGGCACTCTGCATCCTGCCGTACGTGGAGGCTGCCATCGGGGAGCGCCGGATACGATTCGAGGCCTACCTGGAAGCCCTGCATGCGGTCGCCGATCGCGTGGAGCTGCCGCACATTCCCGACGACCTGGAGTACAACTACGCCTACTTCCCGCTCCTTTTCGAGAACGAGGAGGCGCTGCGCCGCGCCTGGCTCGCCCTGGTGGCAATGGACGTGTACCCACGGCGCTACTTCAATCCTCCCCTGAACAGCATCCCCTACATGGGTCGAGACCAGGCGCCGGTGGCCGAGGCGTTGAGTCCGCGACTCCTGTGCCTGCCTCTCCACGACGGCCTGCCGCTCGACGACGTGGAGCGAATCGCCGCAGCGCTGGTGGAGAGCCTGACCTAG
- a CDS encoding homoaconitate hydratase family protein, producing the protein MSKGRVLELGDDVNTDDIIPARRCTSADPEHLARFAFEHLLGEGALAAGYDEIEAGRNFGCGSSREHAPLALKSAGIERVRARSFAEIFFRNSVNIGLPLKTTEQGEATPLVAAIVGAGGLTAFNQSRRTGGEFLAANGTGPRPMTLAEKILARASGNCFVAPGETVFVGVDLAMSHDAVAGPVARQFHAAFGPEARVRSPSQVVFVADHFIQVNDVRKDEAALKLHREMVDFAREQGCQLFDVVAEGEAAGICHVLLPEQGLVAPGMVIAGTDSHTCTYGAFGCFSFGVGTTDMANLLAMGDVWVRVPPTLRVELRGQLPEGCGAKDLALFLLGQLGCDGASGKVLEFRGPGLDSLPMEERMTLANMAVECGAVCGLMEPDAVTRSWLQARAPQGWPALEGDPDAESEDSIEIDLRILEPQVACPPSPDQVTSVTQLGHVPITRAFIGSCTGGKLHDLAEAAAVLEGRRVASGVNLFVVPASQEVRREAERCGYLRVFEEAGATLLKPGCGACINAGRGTLPANENGVYATSRNFRGRSGDPSGQVYLASPRVVANSAVMGHISDRLDD; encoded by the coding sequence ATGTCTAAGGGACGCGTCCTCGAGTTGGGGGACGACGTCAACACCGACGACATCATTCCTGCCCGTCGCTGCACGAGCGCGGACCCTGAGCATCTCGCCCGTTTCGCGTTCGAGCACCTGCTGGGGGAAGGCGCCCTGGCGGCAGGCTACGACGAGATCGAGGCAGGTCGTAACTTCGGCTGCGGCTCGAGCCGCGAGCACGCGCCCCTTGCGTTGAAGAGCGCGGGGATCGAGCGCGTGCGAGCCCGATCGTTCGCCGAGATCTTCTTTCGCAACAGCGTGAACATCGGCTTGCCTCTGAAGACCACAGAACAGGGGGAGGCCACACCACTCGTGGCCGCGATCGTCGGGGCGGGTGGACTGACGGCCTTCAACCAGAGCCGGCGCACCGGTGGCGAGTTCCTGGCTGCCAACGGAACCGGACCCCGTCCCATGACGCTGGCCGAGAAGATTCTGGCTCGTGCCTCGGGAAACTGCTTCGTCGCACCGGGCGAAACGGTCTTCGTGGGCGTCGATCTGGCCATGTCCCACGATGCCGTGGCGGGTCCCGTGGCACGGCAATTCCACGCTGCCTTCGGCCCGGAAGCACGGGTCCGGAGCCCGTCCCAGGTGGTGTTCGTGGCGGACCATTTCATCCAGGTGAACGACGTTCGCAAAGATGAAGCGGCGCTGAAGCTCCACCGGGAAATGGTCGACTTCGCGCGGGAGCAGGGCTGCCAGCTCTTCGACGTGGTCGCAGAGGGCGAGGCTGCCGGAATCTGTCATGTGCTCCTTCCCGAGCAGGGCCTCGTTGCTCCCGGCATGGTGATCGCCGGCACGGACTCGCACACCTGCACCTACGGCGCGTTCGGTTGCTTTTCCTTTGGCGTCGGCACAACGGACATGGCGAACCTGCTGGCCATGGGGGACGTCTGGGTGCGCGTGCCTCCGACGCTGCGCGTCGAGCTCCGGGGGCAGCTGCCCGAGGGCTGCGGCGCCAAGGACCTGGCCCTCTTCCTGTTAGGGCAGCTGGGCTGTGACGGTGCTTCCGGCAAGGTGCTCGAGTTCCGTGGGCCGGGCCTCGATTCGCTGCCGATGGAAGAGCGCATGACGCTGGCAAACATGGCGGTCGAGTGCGGTGCCGTTTGCGGTCTGATGGAGCCCGATGCGGTGACCCGCAGCTGGCTCCAGGCGCGCGCTCCACAGGGCTGGCCGGCACTGGAGGGCGATCCGGATGCCGAGTCGGAGGACAGCATCGAAATCGATCTCCGGATTCTCGAGCCCCAGGTGGCATGTCCTCCAAGCCCGGATCAGGTTACGAGCGTGACTCAGCTCGGACACGTTCCCATCACGCGGGCCTTCATTGGATCCTGCACCGGCGGCAAGCTCCACGATCTCGCCGAAGCTGCCGCGGTGCTCGAGGGTCGTCGCGTCGCGTCCGGTGTGAACCTGTTCGTGGTCCCCGCCTCCCAGGAGGTGCGCCGGGAAGCCGAACGATGTGGCTACCTGCGGGTATTCGAAGAGGCGGGGGCGACGCTTCTCAAACCGGGGTGCGGTGCCTGCATCAATGCCGGTCGCGGCACTCTCCCGGCGAACGAGAACGGCGTCTATGCCACGAGTCGGAACTTCCGCGGGCGCAGCGGTGATCCGAGCGGGCAGGTCTATCTCGCCTCGCCGCGGGTCGTGGCCAACTCTGCCGTGATGGGCCATATCAGCGACCGGTTGGATGACTGA
- a CDS encoding 3-isopropylmalate dehydrogenase, with product MGGPYRLVVLPGEGIGPEVTSAARRVLEHAARAEGVEISVAEADFGIPARERHGSYFPAQTARVCSASDGILLGAVERGGLLELRSHFDFFANLRPVRSIDCLLDASSLKPEKTHGLDILFVRELTSGIHFGPGSRGEDERGSYGYHTMLYYDAQIRRIARVALEHASRRSGRLTVAHKENALPHIPWCALVSEEAAGFPGVEVENLLVDNLAMQLVVDPGQFDVILAGNMMGDWLSSIGGALVGSIGLLASASLNEQGLGLYEPIHGTAPEIAGQGIANPLGALGSLVLMLRQWEEDPLAARIEQAWRRVLEQGYRTPDLGPASSGKRVSCEGMADRVIAALASGGASHV from the coding sequence ATGGGCGGGCCCTACCGACTCGTTGTCCTGCCCGGCGAAGGAATCGGTCCCGAGGTGACCTCGGCGGCCCGGCGTGTCCTCGAGCATGCGGCCCGTGCCGAAGGCGTCGAGATCAGCGTGGCGGAGGCCGATTTCGGCATCCCTGCTCGGGAACGCCACGGCAGCTACTTCCCCGCCCAGACGGCCCGTGTGTGCAGCGCTTCGGACGGCATCCTGCTCGGAGCGGTGGAGCGCGGGGGCTTGTTGGAGCTGCGCAGTCACTTCGACTTCTTTGCCAACCTGCGGCCCGTGCGCTCGATCGACTGTCTACTCGATGCCTCGAGCCTGAAGCCCGAAAAGACCCACGGATTGGACATTCTCTTCGTTCGGGAGCTCACGAGCGGAATTCATTTCGGCCCGGGATCGCGCGGCGAGGACGAACGAGGGAGCTACGGCTACCACACCATGCTCTACTACGACGCGCAGATCCGGCGCATCGCGCGGGTGGCTCTCGAGCACGCGTCGCGCCGCAGCGGAAGGCTCACGGTGGCCCACAAGGAGAATGCGCTGCCGCACATCCCCTGGTGCGCTCTGGTGAGCGAGGAGGCGGCTGGCTTTCCCGGAGTGGAGGTCGAGAACCTGCTGGTGGACAACCTCGCCATGCAGCTCGTCGTGGATCCCGGGCAGTTCGACGTGATTCTTGCGGGCAACATGATGGGAGATTGGCTGAGCAGCATCGGTGGTGCGCTGGTGGGCTCCATCGGCCTGCTCGCCTCGGCGAGCCTGAACGAACAGGGGCTTGGCCTCTACGAGCCGATTCATGGAACGGCGCCGGAGATCGCCGGGCAGGGCATTGCCAACCCGCTGGGCGCCCTGGGCTCGCTGGTGTTGATGCTGCGTCAGTGGGAAGAAGATCCCCTCGCGGCCCGTATCGAGCAGGCTTGGCGTCGAGTGCTCGAGCAGGGCTATCGCACGCCGGACCTGGGGCCCGCTTCCAGTGGGAAACGCGTGTCCTGCGAAGGGATGGCGGATCGGGTCATCGCGGCCCTGGCGAGCGGCGGTGCCAGCCATGTCTAA